The Luteibacter flocculans genomic interval CCGGTGGAGTCCATCGACCAGCCCAGGGGGATCAGGCAGGCGGTGACAAAGATCGTCTTCCAGTTGATCGCCTTGTATGCCTCGTCCATGTTCAGCACGCCGGTGAGCAACATGCCCACCGCGCCCGTCATCATCGCCACCGAGAGATCGAGGTGGGTGAACAGGGCCAGGCACTTCGCCAGTACGAAGAAACCTACCGCCTGCCAGATCTTGCCGGGGCGCTGTTCTTCCTTGGGAATGTCGGTGACCACGACGATGTCGCGGTCTTCCTCGGCCAGCATCAGGTCGCGCCATTTGCTGTGCAGCACGAGGGTGTCGCCTGCGCGCAGGCTGACGGAGCGCACGTCTTCGCGGAACACCTCGTCGCCGCGGTTCACCGCGAGCACGGAAATGCCGAAGCGCTTGCGCAGACGAAGCTCGCCCACGGTCTGCTTGATGAAGCGCGAGCTGGGGGGGATCACCGCCTCGGAAATACCCGCGCGGGTGGTGTTGAACTGCTCGCCGAGCTGGCGCATGCGCATCGACACGCGGCAGAGCTGGTTGTTGGCGAAGGTGTTGATGGCGTCGCGAGGCGCGAGCACGCCCAGGACGGTACCCACCCAGATCATCTGGTCGGACGGCGGAGCGACGCGGCTTTCGTTGCCGTTCTTGATCGCCAGGATCAACGGCGCGCCGTGCAACTGCTCCACCTCGCCGATGCTCATGCCGACCAGGGGGCTCTCGGCCGTGACCGTCAGCTCGGCCGTCTCGCCCGCAATGCCGTAGGTGTCCGCGAAGTAGCTTTCGGTACGGCCGGGGGTGACCTTCAGCCGGTCGTCCTCTCGCTCGGGCAGCAGCTTGCGGGTGAAGAAGTAGAAGAACAGCACGCCTGCCGCGGCGAGCACCAGGCCCACCGGGGTGACGCTGAACAGGCCGAACTTGGGAATCGTGTGCGCGCCGGGCGGCAGGTTGCTGTTCGCGCTGGCGATCAGGTCGTTGAGGACGATCAGCGGCGAATTGGCGATCAGCGTGGTGTTGGTGGCCGTGAGGATGCAGAAGGCCATCGGCAACAGCAGGCGCGACAGCGGCACGCCGGTGCGCGCCGAGAGACGGCTGGTCACGGGGATCATCAGGGCGGCCAGCGCTTGGCTGGGGATGACTGCGCTGAACAGGCTGGTGACACCGTTGACCACCACGCCCAGGCGCGACTCCACGCCTCGGGCCATGCGCATCACGAAGGCGGCAGTGAGGTTGAGCACGCCGGCGCGGTCGAGCCCGGCGCCCATGATCATGATGGCGATGATGGCGATGACGGCATTGCCGGCGAAGCCGTTGAACACCTGGTCGCCGGGGATGAGGCCGGTGAGGCCGATCGTGACCACGACGAGCAGGGCGACCATGTCCGCCCGGATCCACTCCAGAACGAGCATGAGCATGGTGAAGCCCACCAGGCCCAGCACGAGGATCATTTCGGGGGTGAGGGTCAGTGCCACTGGCCGGCAGTCCGGATCCGGTCGGTTGGAGCGTGCGGTGGCATGGTCGTGCCAGGCTGCGGATGTTGCCGCAAGAGTATACGCGTCAAGCGTGGATGCGGGCTGAAATGGCGCGCGTCGTGCGAGCCTCGTTGCGGGCGACGTCCTCGGCCTACGCATCGAACGGATGGCTTCCATGGCCTGAACGTTGGCCGAAGAGGGCCCCAGGTGTGCCGGATGTGCGTGTTACGCTTCGGCGCATGGATGAAGTTCTCGCCGCGCGACGCGCACGACCCGCACGCCTCCTTCCGCGCCTCGCTGGCGCGATGATCGTCTTCCCCCTGCTTTCCGCAACGGCGTTCGCCGAGACCCATCCGGGTCAGGACCAACTGGTGCGCGAGGTGGCGAAGGACACGGGCAAGAGCCGCGCCTCCTTGAATGCGCTGCTGGATGGCGCGAAGAAGCAGCAGGCGATCCTCGACGCGATCAGCCGGCCGGCCGAGGGCAAGCCCTGGCGCGACTACCGTCCGATCTTTCTCACCGAACAGCGGATCGCTGCCGGCGCCGACTTCTATCGCGAACATCGCGCGCTGCTCGACGGCATCGGCAAGCGCTATGGCGTGCCGCCCGAATACATCGTGGCGATCGTGGGCGTGGAAACCTTCTACGGGCGCAATACGGGCAAGTGGAAAGTGCTCGATGCGCTGACCACGCTGGCGTTCTACTACCCGAAACGCGCGCCGTTCTTCCGCGAACAGCTCAAGGTGCTGCTGGAGCTGCCGCCGAATCATCTGGGCGGGTCGCTCGATACGTTGACCGGTTCGTACGCGGGCGCGCAGGGTTGGGGTCAGTTCATGCCCTCGTCGATCCGTGACTGGGGTGTCGACTGCGACCACGATGGCCGCATCGACATGAAGGGCTCGATGGGCGACATCTTCGCCAGCGTGGCCAACTACTTCTCGCAGCATGGCTGGGAGGCCGGTGGCCCGATCGCCATCCGGGCCCAGCCCGACCGTCGTGCCGTGCCGCCCGAGGTGCCGAAGGACTGGCGTCCCGTGGCGCCGATCGAATCCTTCGTCGCCAATGGCTTTGCGCCGTTGCAGCACGTGAACCCGGGGCGCGACGCGCAGCTCGTTCGCCTGGACGGCCCCAACGGCGACGAATACTGGTTCGTGTTCCAGAACTTCTACGTCATCACTACCTATAACCGCAGCCCGATGTACGCCATGGCCGTCGATCAGTTGGCCCAGGCAATCCGGGCGAGGGTCGGCGGGCCGGAGGCGCGATGAAGCAGGGCGCCACGACGCCCCGGCACGCCCGCTCGATGTGTCGCATCGTCCTGGTGGTGTTCGTGCTGGCCTTGCTCACTGCATGCGGCGGCGGCAAGAACAGCCGTCCGTCGTCGCGTGGCGGTGGCTCGTCGCCCTCGTCGTCGCGCAGCTACGACGACATCCGTCGCTCGCAGTCCAGCCGCTATCGCAGCAGCTCCGACAGCGTGCCGACCGCCATTCCCGACGTGAGCAAGCTGCCCGAACCCGTGCCGAAGGTCGAGCCGCGCGCGCTGTATGGCAACAAGTCGCCTTATTCGGTACTCGGGCAGACCTATACCGTGCTGCCCAGCCCGCGCGGCTACGTGGAGCGCGGCATCGCGTCGTTCTATGGCAACAAGTTCCACGGCTACAAGACCTCGAGCCTCGAGGAATACGACATGTATCAGTTCTCGGCGGCGCACAAGACCTTGCCGCTGCCGAGCTACGCGCGCGTTACCAACCTCGAGAACGGCAAGAGCGTCATCGTCCGCATCAACGACCGCGGCCCGTTCCACGAGAACCGGATCATCGACCTGTCCTTCGCGGCCGCCGTGAAGATCGGCGTCTGGCCCAAGGGCACCGGCCTGGTGGAGGTGCGCGCCATCGATCCCACCGACAGCGGCAGCGACCGCGGCGCACCCTACGTAAACACCACTCCCCCTGTGAGCAGCCCTGTGGGAGCCGCTATAGCGGCGAGAAGCCAACAGAGCGGCAAAGCGGCGGCGGCCCCTGCACCGCAGCCACCCTCACCCCGCGCGGTAGCCACCCCCGCGGCTGCCGTGGCCGCCATGCCGGTCGCCAAGGAAACCGAGGGATACGGCGACGGCAGCGTGGCCGGCATGACCCACATCTCGCCGGCCCAGGCCCTGCCGCCGGTGGCAGGTAGCGCCCCCACGGCCAGCATCACGCCCCCCGTGCCCGGCAAACCCAGCATCTATCTCCAGGTGGGCGCGTTTTCCGATGTCGCCAATGCCAACCGCGTGGCCGATCAATTGAACCGCGCAGGCCTCGGGCCTGTCAGTGTCGTCGAGACCGCCATCGGCGGTCGCAGCGTGCGACGGGTGCGGGTGGGCCCGCTGGCCGACGTGGACACCGCCGACCGGGTCACCGACCAGATCGCCGGCATGGGCCTGCCCAGGCCGCAGGTCGCGGTAGACTGACCTTCTTTTTTTTTCCTGCTTTGACTGGACCGCCGAAACGATGAAGCTCTTGCCCCGTTCCCTGTTCGCCTTCGCCGCCGCTGCGCTCGTCGCGGGTGTGACCATGGCGCAGCAGCCCATGCCCCGTCCCTCCGTGGTGCCTCGCCCGGTCGTGCCCGAGGCGCCGGTGCCGCCGCCGCCGGACGTGGAAGGCAAGAGCTGGGTGCTCATGGACTACAACACCGGGCAGATCATCGCCTCGAAGGACCCCGACCTCCAGCTCGAGCCGGCCTCGATCACGAAGGTGATGACCGACTACGTCGTCTCCGCCGAGATCGGCAACGGCAAGATCCACATGACCGACCCGGTCACCATCAGCGAAAACGCCTGGCGCGGCGGTGGCGCCGGTACCGACGGCTCCACCAGCTTCCTCAAGCTCAACAGCCAGGTGCCGCTGAAGGATCTGCTCTACGGCATGATCATCCAGTCCGGCAACGACGCGGCCATCGCGCTTGCCGAGCACACCGCGGGCTCCGAGCCGGCCTTCGCGAACCTGATGAACGCGTACGCGAAGCAGTTGGGCATGAACCACTCCAACTTCCAGAACGCGTCGGGCTACCCCGTTGCCAATCACTACACGACCGCCCGCGACATCGCGGTGCTGTCCCGCGCCCTGATCCACGACTTCCCCGAGGATTACGCGATCTCGGCCGTGAAGGAGTTCGAGTGGAACGGCATCAAGCAGCACAACCGCAATCTGCTGCTGTGGCGCGACAACACCGTGGACGGCATCAAGACCGGTCACACCGCTGCCGCTGGCTACTGCCTCGCCGCTTCGGCGAAGCAGGGCGACGCGCGCATGATCGCCATCGTGATGGGTGCGAGCAGCGAGAAGGGTCGCGCTGACGCGGCGCTGGCGCTGCTCAACTATGGCTTCCGCTTCTACGAATCGCACAAGCTGTACGAGGCCAACAAACCGCTGGCTACGCCGAAGCTGTGGAAGGGCGCCGAGAACACCATTGCGCTGGGCCTCACCGAAGACGCGCTCGTCTCGGTCAAGCGCGGCGACTACGACAAGCTCAAGGCCAACCTCGATATCCCCGCCACCCTGATCGCCCCGTTCAAGAAGGGCCAGCAGGTCGGCACGCTGCGCGTCACGCTCGATGGCCAGCCCGTGCTCACGGCACCGCTCGTGGCTCTGGCCGATGCGCCCGAAGGCGGCTTCTTCTCGCGCCTGTGGGACACGATCATGCTGTGGTTCCACAGCGACGGCGACAAGAAGTAAGGAGGCGCGACCATGCGCGAGATCGACTTCAGCGAAGCACAGAAGGACGGCAAGGGCTTCCAGTTCCCGGGGGAGTTCGAGATCACGGCGATCGGCAATGCCAATGCTGGCTTGGACAAGCATGTGCCGGTCCTGCTGCACCGTATCGGGCTGGAAGTGCTGCACGAGACGCTCTCCACGAAGCTGACGCCGGCGGGTAATTACCAGTCGGTCACGGTGAGCTTCATCGCGCAGACGCGCGAGAAGTACCTCGAAGCGCACAGCACGCTGCGTGCGGACGCGAACATCCGCTTCACGATGTAGCCTGTCGCGAACCCGTATCGCCAGCAGGCTGGCTCCCACCCGCCCTCGGGAACCCGTATCGGCAGCAGGCTGGCTCCACCCGTGGTCCTCGGGAACCGGTATCGCCAGCAGGCTGGCTCCCACCTGTCCTCGGGAACCCGTATCGCCAGCAGGCTGGCTTCCATCCCCCGCTGGCCTCAGGGGTGGGGTGGGAGCCAGCCTGCTGGCGATGGGTGCTCGGGACATGCTTGTATCCCTTGCCCGTCGCCCACAATTCCCCGACATCCCCCACGACCCTCGTCCCATGACCCTCCCCCTGAACGTTCGCCGGCTGGGGCGCGTCCCCTACGAATCCACTTGGAAGGCCATGAGCGCCTTCACGGACAACCGCACCGACGACACCGTCGACGAGCTGTGGCTGCTGGAGCACGACCCCGTGTTCACGCTGGGGCAGGCGGGGCTCGAAGAGCACGTGCTGTTCGCAGGCGACATCCCGGTCGTGCGGGTGGACCGGGGCGGTCAGGTCACCTACCACGGCCCGGGCCAGATCGTGGCCTACCCCATGATCGACCTGCGCCGCGTCGGCGTGGGTGTGCGCGAGCTGGTGAATCGCATCGAGCAGGCCATCATCGACACGCTCGGCGAGTGGAACATCGGCGCCGAGCGGCGCGAAGGTGCGCCCGGTGTGTATGTCGCTGGCGCCAAGGTCGCGGCGCTCGGCCTGCGCATCCGCCGCGGTTGCAGCTTCCACGGCCTGGCCTTCAACGTAAACATGGATCTCGAGCCCTATCACCGCATCAATCCCTGCGGCTACAAGGGTTTGGAGGTCACCCAGGTGCTAGACTTGGGCGGTCCGTCGGGGTTGGCGGACGTGGAAGACGTCCTGGTACAGGAATTCTGCAAGCAGTTTGGCTTCCACGCCGTGTCAGCCGATCCCATCCTTCCCGAACTCCCCGCCCGCCTTGCGGTCTGAGGCAGTAGCCGACATGAGCCAGACTCCCGCTTCCCCCTCCCGCAGCATCCCTATCGCCGTCGTCGATCGACCCGGCGAAAAAATGCTCGGCAACGACAAGATCGGGCTTAACCGCGCGAGCTTCGACACCACGCAGCCCGCGCTGCGCAAGCCCGGCTGGATTCGCGTGCGCCTGCCGCAGGGCAATGCGGTGCAGCAGTTGAAGGCTCGGCTGCGCGAGAACTCGCTGGTCACGGTGTGCGAGGAAGCCTCCTGCCCGAATATCCACGAGTGCTTCTCCAAGGGCACCGCCACCTTCATGATCCTCGGCGAGGTCTGCACGCGTCGCTGCTCGTTCTGCGACGTGGCCCACGGCCGCCCGCTGGCGCCGGACCCGCTCGAGCCGGCACGCCTGGCCGAGACCATCCGCGACATGCGCCTCAAGTACGTGGTGATCACCTCGGTGGACCGCGACGATCTGCGCGATGGCGGCGCCGAGCATTTCGCGTCGTGCATTCGCGCGGTCCGCCATGCCAGCCCGGACATCCGCATCGAGATCCTCACGCCGGACTTCCGCGGCAAGGGTCGCATGGAGCGCGCGCTCGACGTCCTCAAGGACTTCCCGCCGGACGTCTTCAACCACAACCTCGAAACCGTGCCGCACCTCTACCGCGAAGTGCGTCCGGGTGCCGACTATCAGTGGTCGCTCGATCTGCTCAAGCGGTTCAAGGCGCAGCACCCGAGCGTGCCGACCAAGTCGGGCATCATGCTCGGCCTGGGCGAGACCATGGAGCAGGTGCTGGAGACGATGCGGGATCTACGCGCCCATGACGTCGACATGATCACCATCGGCCAGTACCTGCAGCCCACGGCGCACCATCATCCGGTGGTCCGCTACTGGACGCCGGACGAATTCGAGGCGCTGCGCGTCGCCGGTGAGGACATGGGTTTCTCCCACGTCGCTTCCGGTCCGCTGGTGCGATCTTCCTACCATGCCGACCTGATGGCGCACGCCGCCGGCGTCGTCGAATAACACGCCCAACATACCGAGGCCCCGACTACATGACTCTTCGCCCCGCGTTCGCTCTCCTGCTGGCCCTTTCGGCCGCGGGCGCCCAGGCCCAGGCTGTCGCATCGCCGCAGCAGCAGCCCGACAAGGCCGCACCGGCGAACACGGCGGCGCCGCAGCCCAAGGACGCGTCGGAAGCGGCCACGTCGCCGGAGCCGCAGCGCAAGGAGTCCAGCCTGCCGTTGAAGCCGACGCAGGCCGAAGCCCAGGCGGCGCAGTTGTCCGCGCGCTTCCTCACGCGCTTCCACTACCAGGCCCAGCCGCTCGACGACGCCATGTCGGCCAAGATCTACAAGGCCTACATCGAGTCCCTCGACAGCGAGAAGGTCTTCTTTACGCAGGAAGACCTCGCGAAGTTCGAGCCGATGAAGACGCAGTTCGACGACGCGATCTGGAACCAGGATCTCTCGGCGCCGTTCTCGGTGTTCAATCTGTACGTCACGCGCGCCGTCGATCGCATGAACTACGCGCGCAGCCTGCTCAAGCAGGGCTTCGATTTCAGCGGCAAGGAAAGCTTCAACTTCGACCGCAAGAAGGCTCCGGCACCGAAGAACCAGGCCGAGCTGGATGACGTGTGGCGCAAGCGAACGATGAACGACTGGCTGCGCCTGAAGCTGGCGGGCAAGAGCGACGACGACATTCGCAAGACGCTCGACAAGCGTTACGCCACCTACATCAGCCGCGTGCGCCAGTTGGACGACGAGGACGCGACGCAGGCGTTCATGACCGCGTACGCCAACTCGACCGATCCGCACACCGACTACCTCGGCCCCCGCGCCGCGGATGCGTTCGACATCGCCATGCGTCTGTCGCTGGAAGGCATCGGCGCTGTGCTGCAGGCACGCGACGACTACACCACCATCCGTGAACTCGTACCCGGTGGCCCGGCCATCAAGTCCGGCAAGATGAAGCCGGGCGATCGCATCGTCGCCATCGGCCAGGGCGAGACCGGCCCCATGGTGGACGTGGTGGGCTGGCGCCAGGACGACGTGGTCAAGCTGATCCGCGGCAAGAAGGACACCACCGTCCGCATCGAGATTCTTCCCGCCGATGCCGGCGTGGACGGCAAGCACGAAATCGTGACCCTGGTTCGCAAGAAGGTCACGATGGAAGAGCAGGCCGCGAAGTCGAAGGTCATCGACGTGAAGGACGGCGACGTCACGCGCAAGATCGGCGTGATCGAACTGCCCACGTTCTATCAGGACTTCGGTGCCCGCCGTAACGGCGACGCCAACTTCAAGAGCGCCACGCGCGACGTCTCCAAGTTGCTGACCGAGTTGAAGGCGCAGAAGGTCGAAGGCGTGATCATGGACCTGCGCAATAACGGCGGCGGTTCGCTCAACGAGGCCACCGAACTCACCGGCCTGTTCATCGACACCGGCCCGGTCGTGCAGGTGCGCGATGCCCGCGGTCAGGTCGACGCCCAGGGCGACGACGCGCCGGGTATGGCGTGGGACGGCCCGATGGCGGTGCTGGTCAATCGCGGTTCCGCATCGGCGTCGGAAATCTTCGCCGCTGCCATCCAGGATTACGGCCGCGGCATCATCATCGGCGAACCGACCTTCGGGAAGGGCACCGTGCAGAACCTCGTCGACCTCGATCGGTTCGGCAAGGCCACCACGGGCGAAGACGCGAAGTACGGCGAACTCAAGATGACCATCGCCGAGTTCATCCGCATCAACGGCGACAGCACGCAGCTGCGTGGCGTCACGCCCGACGTGCAGTTCCCGCAGAACGGCGACGCGAAGGAGTTCGGGGAGTCCACCTACGACAACGCGCTTCCGTGGCGGCACATCGATCCGGCCGATTACAAGCCGGTCGCCGACCTGAAGCCGATCATCGGGCCGCTTAATCAGAAGCATCAGGCGCGCGTCGCCAACTCGCCCGCATGGAAGCTCATGCTCGACGAGCTGGCGCAGTACCAGAAGCTGCGCGACAAGACCGACATCTCGCTGAACTTCGCCGCACGTCAGGCCGAGCGCAAGCAGTACGACGCCATGCAGGCGGACTTCCGCGCCCGGCGCAAGGCCATCTTCGGCGGTGACGGCAGTGCGACGGATCTCGGCGACGATGCCAACTCGACGGACGACGGCCTCAACGCCAACGAGCGCAGCATCAAGTCGGAGATCAAGCAGGAAGCCGAAGCCAAGAAGGCCAAGGACACCCCGCTCGACGAAGCCGCGCACATCGTTGGCGACGAAGTGGCGATGATTAAGGCCGATCCGAAGCTCGCGGCGGAAGTGCTGCCGTACGGCGGTCGCAAGATCGACGCGCCGCAGACGGCGCAGGTGCCTGCCAAGCCGGCGGCCGGTACCACGCCGTAAGAAAATGGGCGCCGCAAGGCGCCTTTTTTCTGTCAGCAGTGTGCGTGCACTCGGTAGGTACCCCCATGACGGCGGGGAATCTGGCCCATGGCGCGGCTAAACCGCTTCGTCGGCTTCTCGCCGCCATGGCGGCTCCCACATTCGGTAGTGGCCTCGCCGCTATAGCGGCCCCTGCCGAACATGGCGGCGGGCGTGGTTCTCATCACGTCGGCACCCCAATGCTGCTAGCCTCGATGCGCTCTTTTTTGCACAAGGCCAGGACACATGATCGATTTCCTCGACCGTTTGCACATCGATCACGCAATGCGCGAGCTGATTCTTGCCTATGCGATTCGCATCGGGCTCGCGATCCTCCTGTTGGGGGTGGGCTTCTGGATTGCCGCGCGCGTTGCGAACGTCGGACGTCGCGCGCTGGAGCGCGCCAGGGTGGACGTCACGCTCGCGCTGTTCCTGCGCAACGTGATCTACGGCGTATTGCTGGCGCTGCTCTTCATCCAGGTGCTCGGCACCGTGGGCATTCCCACCGCATCGTTCATTGCGGCGATCGGCGCGGCCGGTCTCGCCATCGGTCTCGCGCTCAACAGTTCGCTGTCGAACCTCGCCTGGGGTGTGTTGTTGATCCTCTTCCGTCCTTTTCGCGTCGGTGACTTCGTGACGGTCGGCGGCGTGGACGGCACGGTCGAAAGCATCAATCTCATGCATACCTATCTCATCACGCCCGACAACCGTCAGGCCGTGGTGCCCAATGCCAAGGTCGGTGGCGATGCGATCATCAACTACAACGTGCGCGGCAAGCGCCGGTTCGAGCTGAAGGTGGGCATCGGCTACGGCGACGACATCGGCAAGGCGATGCAGGTGGTGCGCGACCTTTTCGCGGCCGATCCGCGCGTGCTCAAGGACCCGGCGCCGGGCGTCTGGACGGAGAGCCTGGGCGATTCGAGCGTCAATCTGGTCATCCGTGGATGGACCGCAGTCGCCGATCTGTGGGAAACCCAGACGACGCTGCTGCGCGGCATCAAGGAAGGGTTCGACGCCAACGGCATCACCATCCCCTATCCGCAGAGCGAGATTCGCGTGGTGGGGGCTGCGCCCGATGCGGAGCGGCACCCGGTACAGCCGCCGAACTGATCGCGGCGTTCTCGCCGCCGCATCGCCAGCAGGCTGGCTCCCACCTGCCCACCGCAGCGGTGGTAGGAACCTGCTGGCGATGGCGATAACCCAACCCCAACCCCAACCCCAACCCCAACCCCAGCCCCCCAGCCCCAGCCCCAGCCCCAGCCCCAGCCCCAGCCCCAGTCCAGCCCCAGTCCAGCCCCAGCCCAGCCCAGCCCAGCCCAGCCCAGCCCAGCCCAGCCCAGCCCGGCCCAGCCCGGCCCGGCCCGGCCCCGGCCCCGGCCCCGGCCCCGGCCCCGGCCCGGTGGGAGCCAGCCTGCTGGCGATCCCGCGATAGCGGCCATCTGCCCCAACGACCGTTTGAATCGAGGAAAACGAGTCCCGGCGCGGCTCTGAGGGATTACAATCGACCGGTTGCGCCGCAGCACGGCGCCCATCTTCCCCCGCCAGCGGGTCCGTCCCCCGCAAGCGCCTGTTTTTCTAGGAGGTTCCATGGCCGACGTCAAAGAAGCCCGCGTCCCCGATATCGGTGGCAAAGCGGTCCCCGTCATCGAAATCATGGTCAAGGTCGGCGATCGCGTCGAAAAGGACCAGAGCCTGGTGACGCTCGAATCGGACAAGGCCACGATGGAAGTGCCGGCCCCGTTCGCTGGCGTCATCAAGGAGCTGAAGGTCAAGGTTGGCGACGAAGTCGACGAAGGTGCGGTCATCGCGCTGGTCGAGGCCGAAGGCAGCGCGCCTGCCGAGGCTCCGAAGACGGAAGCCCCGAAGGCCGAAGCCCCGAAGGCCGAAGCCAAGCCCGAGGCGCCCAAGGCCGCCGCGGCGCCTGCGCCGGCCGCCGCCAAGGCGCCGTCCGCGTCGAAGGCCTCCGGCCCCATCGATGTGAAGGTGCCCGACATCGGCGGCAAGCCGGTGCCGATCATCGAGATCATGGTCAAGGTGGGCGATCGGGTCGAGAAGGACCAGAGCCTGATGACGCTGGAATCCGACAAGGCCACCATGGACATTCCGGCGCCTGCCGCGGGTGTCATCAAGGAGCTGAAGGTCAAGGTTGGCGACGAGGTCAACGACGACGATCTCATCGCCATCCTGGAAGGCGAGGGCGGTGCAGCCGCGTCTGATGACGCCCAGCCCGCGCCCTCCACCGACAAGCCGGGCGTGTCAGAAGCGCCGGCCATCGCCCCGCAGCGGGCCGCCGCGCCGGCTCCCGCACCGAACGCCGATGTGCCCGCAGGCGGCGCGCCGCGCACCCCGCCGGTCGCTTTCGACGCCAGCGTGATCATGCCGGCCAACGCCCCGTACGCCAGCCCCGCCGTGCGCGCCTTCGCGCGCGAACTCGGTGTGGACGTGGCGCAGGTGAAGGGTAGCGGCCGCGGTGGTCGCATCCAGCGCGAAGACGTCTCCGCCTACGTGAAGCAGGTGATGACCTCGGGCGTGTCGCCAGCATCGGCGGGTGGCACGGTTGCTGCCGGTAACGGGCTCAGCCTGCTGCCGTGGCCGAAGGTCGATTTCTCGAAGTTCGGCGAAGTGGAAGAAAAGCCGCTTGGCCGCATTCCGAAGATCTCGGCGGCCAACCTCTCGCGCAACTGGGCGATGATCCCGCACGTCACGCAGTTCGAAGACGCGGACATCACCGAGCTGGAATCCTTCCGCAAGAAGCTCGGTGAGGAGAACAAGGATCTCAAGATCACCCCGCTGGTATTCCAGATCAAGGCGGTGGTCGCGGCGCTGAAGAAATTCCCCACCTTCAATGCCTCGCTCGACGCGTCGGGCGAAATGCTCACGCTCAAGAAGTACTTCCACATCGGTATCGCCGTGGATACGCCAGATGGCCTGGTGGTGCCGGTGATCCGCGATGCGGACAAGAAGGGCCTGCTCGAACTCGCCGCCGAACTGGGTGAGATCTCGAAGAAGGCACGCGAGAAGAAGCTTACCGCGGCCGACATGCAGGGCGGCTGCTTCTCGATCTCCTCGCTCGGCGGCATCGGTGGCACGGCGTTCACGCCGATCATCAATGCGCCGGAAGTGGCGATCCTGGGCGTGTCGAAGGCCGCGATGAAGCCGGTCTGGAACGGCAAGGAGTTCGCGCCGCGCCTGATGCTGCCGCTGTCGCTTTCGTACGACCACCGCGTGATCGACGGCGCCCTGGCCGCGCGCTTCGCCGTGTACCTCGCCACCCAGCTCGGCGACATCCGTCGCCTGTTGCTCTGACGACGAGGACACACGCATGGCTAACACGATCGAATTGAAGGTTCCCGATCTCGGCGGCTCGCACGACGTGCCGGTCATCGAGATCCTGGTGAAGGTCGGCGACACCGTCGCCAAGGACCAGAGCCTCATCACGCTGGAATCCGACAAGGCCACGATGGACGTGCCCGCGTCGCAGGCTGGCACCATCGTCGAACTCAAGGTCAAGGTGGGCGACGAGGTCAACGACGGCAGCGTCATCGCCCTCATCGAAGCCGACGGGGACGCCGCGCAGCCGGTGGCCGCGAAGTCGGTAGGCCAGAGCGCGACGAAGGACGCGCCGACCCCGCCGATTCCCTCCCCGGCACCGCCTCCGCCGAAGCCGGCGGCGTCCGCGCCGTCACCCGCCGCACCGCAGGCGGCAGGCGATTCGGGCCGCAAGGCCGACATCGAATGCCAGCTCGTGGTGCTCGGCTCAGGCCCGGGTGGTTACACGGCGGCTTTCCGTGGCGCCGACATCGGCCTCGACACGGTGCTGGTCGAACGCTACGCCACGCTCGGCGGCGTCTGCCTCAACGTGGGCTGCATCCCGTCCAAGGCCTTGCTGCATGCCGCGGCGGTCATCGATGAAGCGGCGGCGATGGAAGCGCACGGCATCGCCTTCGGCAAGCCCAAGATCGACATCGACAAGCTGCGTTCCTTCAAGGAAGCCGTGGTCGGCAAGCTGACCGGCGGTCTCGCGCAGATGGCGAAGGCGCGCAAGGTGCGTACCGTCACCGGCGT includes:
- a CDS encoding D-alanyl-D-alanine carboxypeptidase family protein — encoded protein: MKLLPRSLFAFAAAALVAGVTMAQQPMPRPSVVPRPVVPEAPVPPPPDVEGKSWVLMDYNTGQIIASKDPDLQLEPASITKVMTDYVVSAEIGNGKIHMTDPVTISENAWRGGGAGTDGSTSFLKLNSQVPLKDLLYGMIIQSGNDAAIALAEHTAGSEPAFANLMNAYAKQLGMNHSNFQNASGYPVANHYTTARDIAVLSRALIHDFPEDYAISAVKEFEWNGIKQHNRNLLLWRDNTVDGIKTGHTAAAGYCLAASAKQGDARMIAIVMGASSEKGRADAALALLNYGFRFYESHKLYEANKPLATPKLWKGAENTIALGLTEDALVSVKRGDYDKLKANLDIPATLIAPFKKGQQVGTLRVTLDGQPVLTAPLVALADAPEGGFFSRLWDTIMLWFHSDGDKK
- a CDS encoding SLC13 family permease, whose protein sequence is MILVLGLVGFTMLMLVLEWIRADMVALLVVVTIGLTGLIPGDQVFNGFAGNAVIAIIAIMIMGAGLDRAGVLNLTAAFVMRMARGVESRLGVVVNGVTSLFSAVIPSQALAALMIPVTSRLSARTGVPLSRLLLPMAFCILTATNTTLIANSPLIVLNDLIASANSNLPPGAHTIPKFGLFSVTPVGLVLAAAGVLFFYFFTRKLLPEREDDRLKVTPGRTESYFADTYGIAGETAELTVTAESPLVGMSIGEVEQLHGAPLILAIKNGNESRVAPPSDQMIWVGTVLGVLAPRDAINTFANNQLCRVSMRMRQLGEQFNTTRAGISEAVIPPSSRFIKQTVGELRLRKRFGISVLAVNRGDEVFREDVRSVSLRAGDTLVLHSKWRDLMLAEEDRDIVVVTDIPKEEQRPGKIWQAVGFFVLAKCLALFTHLDLSVAMMTGAVGMLLTGVLNMDEAYKAINWKTIFVTACLIPLGWSMDSTGTASWIAQEVLAILGHAPQWTLQLSIAVLTLMFSQVMSNVGATVMMVPIAISVAVSTGGNPSAYALIVAVSSSNTFLLPSGHPALMMVAGPGGYRTKDFLRVGLPLTLLILVLTLVTINLMYR
- a CDS encoding septal ring lytic transglycosylase RlpA family protein, with protein sequence MKQGATTPRHARSMCRIVLVVFVLALLTACGGGKNSRPSSRGGGSSPSSSRSYDDIRRSQSSRYRSSSDSVPTAIPDVSKLPEPVPKVEPRALYGNKSPYSVLGQTYTVLPSPRGYVERGIASFYGNKFHGYKTSSLEEYDMYQFSAAHKTLPLPSYARVTNLENGKSVIVRINDRGPFHENRIIDLSFAAAVKIGVWPKGTGLVEVRAIDPTDSGSDRGAPYVNTTPPVSSPVGAAIAARSQQSGKAAAAPAPQPPSPRAVATPAAAVAAMPVAKETEGYGDGSVAGMTHISPAQALPPVAGSAPTASITPPVPGKPSIYLQVGAFSDVANANRVADQLNRAGLGPVSVVETAIGGRSVRRVRVGPLADVDTADRVTDQIAGMGLPRPQVAVD
- a CDS encoding DUF493 family protein, which translates into the protein MREIDFSEAQKDGKGFQFPGEFEITAIGNANAGLDKHVPVLLHRIGLEVLHETLSTKLTPAGNYQSVTVSFIAQTREKYLEAHSTLRADANIRFTM
- the mltB gene encoding lytic murein transglycosylase B encodes the protein MDEVLAARRARPARLLPRLAGAMIVFPLLSATAFAETHPGQDQLVREVAKDTGKSRASLNALLDGAKKQQAILDAISRPAEGKPWRDYRPIFLTEQRIAAGADFYREHRALLDGIGKRYGVPPEYIVAIVGVETFYGRNTGKWKVLDALTTLAFYYPKRAPFFREQLKVLLELPPNHLGGSLDTLTGSYAGAQGWGQFMPSSIRDWGVDCDHDGRIDMKGSMGDIFASVANYFSQHGWEAGGPIAIRAQPDRRAVPPEVPKDWRPVAPIESFVANGFAPLQHVNPGRDAQLVRLDGPNGDEYWFVFQNFYVITTYNRSPMYAMAVDQLAQAIRARVGGPEAR